The following is a genomic window from Fusarium oxysporum Fo47 chromosome IV, complete sequence.
TAAACCTATGCTAAATTACCTAAACCTTTTCATTGCTTAGAATCGAGGCCCTAAGATTTGCCTTTCCTAGCTTCGAATAATGAAGCCGTACTCGCAGCAAACATCTAACATATTTCGGTCACTTAAAGTAGTCAAAATTTCCATTTCCCTATCAAAAAACCTTTGAGTCCCGTTATACTATACATGTGATCAAGCTAAGCATGTCTCAGCCCTCCCGCAATTTTGTTGCTTTTCCTTACGCCTTTTCCGAATCAGTTACAGTCCCCTcaagtcatcatcgtcttcaacgCCATCCCCAACGTCAGGACAGAATGATCCTCACCCATAACCCCTGGAGGTTTCTTATCCAACCCCATCAGTCCATAAACAGCCAACTGCGCCGACCTAACCGAATACTCCATCGTAAACGTCACCTCCCTCTCAATCTCGACAAACTGTCCCATCAAACCCAAGTTCTTGCTTCCATCAGGTATAACCTTTGGTCGATCGCCCTTCTTCCGTGTCAAGAATGGACTTCCGATTAACGGCATCAGGCAGGGAATTGTGATGGATCGCTCAAGGGTTGGTTGCAGGGGAAAGGCCATGAGGTGAAGAAGCTCGGTGAGGATTTCGGCGCCTGTGCATTCGAGCATGGGTTTTCTAACATAGCGGCCTTGTTGGTCTGGGAAGAGGCCGTAGCCCCAGAATACGAAGACATCGTCCGGTTGATCCCTTACGTATGGTTGTTGAGGGATGGTGAGGGAGAGCATCCAGGGACAGTCGCGGAAGGTTATTAATGGTACAGCTCCTGTTAGTGTACCGGTCCAGGTACGTAAGTGCTCAAAGAATGCTGGGTCGCGAAGCGTGACGGTGAAGGAGAGCCATGTTGACTTTGAAGGTCGGTCGAAGAATGCTTCTGGGTTACCAAATGTCTTTGGGCGGTCGAGCGCAAGTCTATCCCAGAAGGTCCACGAGGGGTCGAGTTCGTGCGGTGCTGAATCGCGAAGCTCCATCGTCGGCGGCGGTTGGTCATTTGTGCCGTAACCCATTCCAGATGTGAGAGAGCCGAGTGtgagaaggacaaggtcaTCAGGCCCCGTTGTTATCAAGACATGCTTGCTGTCTTGGTATGTTTTCAGCGCAGACACTCTGAAGTCGGATCCGATGTCCTCAATCTCCAGACCGCTAACTTGAATGCCTACACAGGTCAGCGTTATCCCTTCGAACGAAAACCGGAACTTACCGTGCCGAAACTCAACATTCATCGCCTTCAGATGCTGCGTTAATGGCTTAATAATTGCCTCAAAGTCCTCCTCAGGAGCCTGTTCCACGCCAGATAGTGTCCCCATGTTGGGAAACTCGTGCAACATCCTATGCAGGCACCGCCTGAACTCAACAGCACTACACCAGGGATGGAACCGATTGAGCGATGACCATAAGTCCCAAAAGTTCGTCTCGAAGAAGTCCGGTTCGAACAGAGCCTGGATCTCAAGgccctccagctcctcctccgtctcGAGAACAACTCTCATCAAGTCACATTGGTTCTTGACACTCAAACCCATTGTGCTCACATCAACCGCTTCAGGCTTCTCATTTCCATGGTCATCAATGACCTGTCTCACCAATCTCGTTCCTGAAGCGCCCAATTTTCTCCTTGCTTGGTTGAATCGGTGTAATTTGGCGGCCAGTGTCTCGCCCTCAAAGTCCGACGGTACCTTCTCCAACATCCCATACAAACAATGATAAGTGAGACTCATCTTGCGAATCGCAGATACTCGATACCCTGTGTCCCATGATGGCTTCGAAAACGTTGCCATTGATCCACCAGCTTTCGCCGATGCCTCGAGAATGTGGATATGATCACCCGGGACCTTCGCATCTTCGATCAGAAAGACCGCGGCGGCAATAGATGCAATACCGCCGCCGACAAGCCACACATGAGGACCCTTCGCATCGGCGTCATTAGTGCTCTCCgggctgttgctgaggctaATAACCCCGTTGTTCTCATCGGGCGAATTTTCGTGTTTGTCATCCATCCTCAATTCCGCAGTTGCAAAATGTCGTTCGATTTGGCTTATTCTAGACCAGGGATTGTCGTGATCGCTGCAAGCGAGGAAGGATCCTTGCGAAGAAAGACACGCATGTAATTGGTAAGAATCCTTTTGCTTTTTTATCTTTCGACAGGTCTAGCTTTTACTAGCTTCTTTAGAGAGGGAAAAGAACAAAATCGATCGAGTTTATCTGGGGAAGAAGGGAGATCACGAGAGAATGGCGAAATTTTTATGACTGGGCTGGGCGTCATTCAGCACGAACCCTTTCAGGGCCCGGCCCATCCATTACAAGAGACACATATATGATAACTTATCACGTACATTGGCGACTCTCTTTCTAGATCTTGTTTgagacttttttttttcagcCTCAGGTCGTGGACAAATGAAATGCTGATGTTATGAAATATGGGAGCATCGTACGATGTCTGGTTGGCGTGATACCGGGTGGACCGGGCAGCCATCGGAAGCGGACCGCTGATTGTGACGGAGGATGAAGGATTGACCTCCGGAAGACGCCGGCCCTTCAAGAATTGATGTATTGTGTCATCAACAGTCTGTATATGCGGTGAGCTATTGTCTATGATATTTTGAGATATCCCATACATCAATTGATGGACTGTGACATTTATTGTCATGGTTCTGTTGACGTCTCAACAGTTACGCAAAGATCATATCATGAAAACTCAATGGCCAATGCACCCTTGGGTCTCGGCCTCCGTAGGCCGTTGAGCTGCCCCTTAGGGAGTaagaaaacttgggacctCTATATCCTAAGCGACAAAAAGATTcaggtaagtttagtataaCTTTGTGGGTCTTTAGAGTAGTTGATTTTTGACACCCTTACTGAaagtcagaagttttcttgctccttgaGGCCCCCGTAGCGCAATGGGACTTTAAGTCCAGAAATGGCTGCTATCACTCAGCAGTTGCGTTTTTAAAACATGCTTATTTTGTAGGTCCTTTTAGGTTCGAAATGTTATAACGGGAAGAGTTAGCTTTGGTGCATGGTGACAGCAAGAAAGTCTCTGTCACGGCGTCGCTTGGCCTCCGGCTTCAACCACACAAGACGTCTTAGACTCATGGCTCAATTGGCGCTCTTCATTGTTCGGAAGACGCAAATAAATGCTGGCCGAAAAAAATAACAGGAGAATATCCGTCAATTCAATGATATGACAATCATCTTTCGGACCTCAGGGTCTACGGCCCCGCAAACAACCCTCCGGAGGGTGGACCTTCAACGGCCGGGTCAGGGTTTAACCACAACAATGGTCTCCTCTTTCAGAGACGATTCTTGCACCATAAACAACGTACACAAGCTTGACAATTCTCCGCGAAGCAAAAACGCCGAAGTTTGTACATCATTGTGTCGTGATTTGCGCAGATCCGGGTAGCATCCGATGCACTGAGCCGTGAGTTACCGGCGTCAATGTCGGATGGTTAATGAGATATTGCAACCTGAAATGTTTCATGCTTGTTCAAGGCAAGCGATGGATTATTTGTTGCAGTGACTTCATGTTAGACGATGATCGACGAGCAACACTCGCTAGGCTACAGATGAGTTTGGTGGGAAGACATGAGCACATCGCTTTGGCCCTTCAGACTCTCAAAGTCATGGCCACAAGACGTCTTCACCATCAAGCAAGTTTGCTATGACAGAGATTGCGTTTCTTTCTCGGCGTAGTGATAGCCTCGTAATAATAGCCCGTATGAGTTCCCAGAATTAAGTACGGCTAAAGTCGTTGCGCAGTAAGATTGATCAGAATATGCAGGCTCAGCAGATCAAATGGTTCCCCTCCGCCCCCAAACAAGAGTCCAACATCTCTCGGCATTTGTGAGACCAGAAAATAATGGCGCATCATAGCCGAATGCGGCTCAACGTCAAAGCCAATAGCCAGTCCCTCTTCAACGTCACCACCACAAGACATCATCCGGATATCCgctcaagagcctcaagaaCCTCGGCTGAAGACATCGAATCTTATCAATCTAACCTCTAGAGCATCTCAAACTACACTAGAAGCCGAAATCGCAGCTTTGCCACGTCTTAACCCCCACCAGAGGTCAACTAGCGCGGAGAATTCTGCTTGTGAAAGCCtcaatggtgatggtggcATGGAGGAACTGATTGATAAGGAGTGGGGCGAAACGCCAAGACAATGAAGAATGTGGAGTTTTTACGTACAAGGGGGATTCTGCGCGGATGAGACCGGCGATATTTTTCGACGATGTCGTGAGAGCTTCACCTGAGAAACATTGAGTTCGTTAAGAGTACGGTGAGTAGCATGAATTAAATGAAAGATGACTGACTGTGTGAGAGACAATTGCCAATCCACAGCAAATGCTACGTCTTGTTGGGTCGAGGTGACATGGAGATTTGACAGCAAAGAGGAAAAAAAGCTGGAGCCCAGACATTTTTCGGTTGGCCTCGAAAGTGGATGATCAGGGGTATTCCCTCCACTTCCCTTCCCGCTGCGGCGCGTTTTACGTTTACGATCACGCGTTGTTCAATTGCCTTCAATTCTTGGTCACTGCGCCTCGatccaaatcatcaagaaaTCCAAGGAGAGCTGAAAAAGACCACGCGTAATATCAGATCAATACTGAAATTGGCTGTAATTATTCATCATTTAATTGTCGGTGACGACAGTGTTGGTGTTTATTTGCGTATTCGGTTTTTACGATTACGAAAGGGAAGCTAGGGGAGATAAGATTAAAAGAGGTGACAAGCATCATGGAAGTGAAAGAGGGTTCCATTTTGGACTGTCAGATCGTGGCATGGTTACAGTCGTTTGGCTCTTTGCATTCATGCGGTAtttgacaaagaagaagttgtGGTAGCACAGTTGGTGGAAGACACCTCAAGCCCGTGCTGAGAACAATATCTTGAGAAAGCTGTATTCTTCTAGAAGTCAACTGACTTTTTTTGAAGTCAGTTACTCGCATTATGATCGCCCTGAAAGGAGTCAAGGTCTTCCCTGTAGCCCACGCGGTCGATACGCCACACTAGTGTCTGCAAGCCACTAACAGCGGCCCTCTCCCAGCGGTGCATACAGACAAGGTACTCATCCGTAAATCTTATGCTCGGCGCGGAATCTTGCAGCTTGTGGTAATGTACCGTGATGACACAAGCTGTCCGATTGGTTTATCGCATTCACTTGTAGTCCAATTGGCCACTCAGACTCTGATTTCAAGAATTGGTGATGACATTTTGAACTCTATTCCGTAATTTCAGTGACAGCGCCGCCATTTTACATTGAGAAAAAAGAGACCAAGGGCCTTCTCCACAGCAAGATTAGTTCTCGGCTTTACTGTACCGGTATTAATTGGATGCACACGTTAGGGCGTTTGCTAAACGTTGAGTCCCCTAACAGAATAGGCGTCCTCCGCCTAGATTGCCTATGATCCTACGACCCTCCGACCGACACTTTGAATATCCCTCCACTTTCTTCCGGTCTCCATCATTTCCCGCTTCTTGGACCATCccatcaatctcaatctcccTCCACACCCTCTTGACCCCCTTTTacctctttttttcttccttctcttttttctAATTCCCCTCTCCCGTCGTAATCGCTTCCCTTCTCACATCAGAGAATATTCCTTTCTCTGTTGCCTTGTCGAGTTGGTGGTCGTCGCCTCCTTTGATTCGTCCCTATTTTTTTCTGTGGCTGTCCCCAGCTCAGCTAGGCCTCAACGCCTTGCCCCTCCACCTCCCACCGCGTTTCTGGGTCATCCGCCTTGAATAGTTGGAAGTAATAGAACTGTCACTCAGGGAATGTAAGTAATACATTTTATCTGCCTAAGCCTCACCCATACTCGTCATCTGCTCCGTCGTTGCACCCATTTCTTTGTTGTGGTGTTGCCAATGGCTACTTCAAATACCCGCCTTTTCTCCagatcttttcttcttccccgGACTTACACCTGCGCTTAGACCAAAATCAATGTGGTAAACGATATCGACGAATAACCCTTCTATCTTCGAATCGAATCCAACATCATGGCTTCGATTCTTCTGCCGAAGCGCTTCCGCGGCGAGGCTCCCGTCACCGAAAAAACTACACCGTCATGGGCCTCCAAGCGACTTACGCCCATCGCCCAGTTCCTCTCCCGACTCGCGTGCTCTCACCCGATCCATACCGTCGTCGTTGTCGCCGTCCTCGCGAGCACCTCATACGTCGGCCTTCTTCAGGAGAGCCTCTTCAACACCGATGTTGAAAGTGCTACTCTTGGCAAGGCCGATTGGTCTACCCTCGTTGAAGGTAGCAGAGTCCTACGCGCAGGACCTGAGACTGCTTGGAACTGGAAGGCCGTCGAGCAGGACGCCGTTCCCGATGCTGGCTCGGATGCCGACCACCTTGCCCTCCTGACTCTTGTCTTCCCCGACAGCCTCTCCGCCGAATCCTCCAGCACTGCTCCTCGCTCTCACCACGTGCCTATCCCTCAGAACCTGTCTATTACATCTCTTCCCTCTACCGAGAACCCGTTCACCGCCTACTCCCAGGACAGCATCCTCGCCTACGCTCTTCCCTACTCTGAGGGCCCCGAGTTCCTGGCTGCTGCCCAGGAGATTCCCAACGAAGATGCCGTCGAGATTGAGACCAAGCACGGACGCGAGAAGAAAACATGGATCATGAAGGCTGCCAAGGTCAACACCCGCAACAGCGTTGTCCAGTGGGTCAGCAATGCTTGGACTGAGTTCGTcgaccttctcaagaacGCCGAGACTCTCGATATTGTCATCATGCTTCTTGGTTATATCGCTATGCACCTGACCTTTGTttccctcttcctctctaTGCGCAAGATGGGTTCCAAGTTCTGGCTCGGTGTCTGCACTCTGTTCTCCTCTGTCTTTGCCTTCCTCTTTGGTCTTGTGGTCACTACCAAGCTGGGTGTTCCCATCAGCGTCATTCTTCTGTCTGAGGGTCTCCCCTTCTTGGTTGTCACCATTGGATTCGAGAAGAACATTGTTCTCACCCGTGCCGTCATGTCCCACGCCATTGAGCATCGACGAATCCAGGCTCAGAACTCCAAGTCTGGCAAGCGATCTCCTGAGCGTTCCATGCAGAACATGATTCAATATGCTGTTCAGGCCgccatcaaggagaagggttTCGAGATCATCCGCGATTACGCTATTGAGATCGTCATTCTCGTCATTGGTGCTGCTTCTGGTGTTCAGGGTGGTCTTCAGCAGTTCTGCTTCCTGGCCGCCTGGACCCTGTTCTTcgacttcatcctcctctttaCTTTCTACACTGCCATTCtcagcatcaagcttgaaATCAACCGTATCAAGCGCCATGTTGATATGCGTATGGCCcttgaggatgatggtgtcAGCCGCCGTGTCGCCGAGAACGTCGCCAagggtgatgatgatttgaACCGCGTCAAGGGCGACACCTCTCTGTTCGGCcgcaagagcagcagcattcccaagttcaaggtcttgatgattctcggcttcatcttcgtcaacatTGTCAACATCTGCTCGATCCCATTCCGCAACCCCAGCTCTATGTCCACCATCCGAACTTGGGCCAGCAGTCTGGGCGGCGTCGTCGCTCCTCTCTCCGTTGACCCCTTCAAGGTTGCCTCCAACGGTCTGGATGCTATCCTCGCTACCGCCAAGGCCAACAACCGACCTACCTTGGTCACTGTCTTGACTCCCATCAAGTACGAGCTCGAGTACCCTTCGATCCACTACGCCCTAGGTTCTGCTGCCAACAGCCCTGCCTACAACGATGCTTTCCACCACCATTTCCAGGGCTACGGTGTCGGCGGCCGCATGGTTGGCGGTATTCTCAAGTCTCTTGAGGATCCCGTTCTGTCCAAGTGGATTGTCATTGCCCTTGCTCTCAGTGTCGCTCTTAACGGCTACCTCTTCAACGTCGCTCGCTGGGGAATCAAGGACCCCAATGTCCCTGAGCACAGCATCGACCGAAACGAGCTCGCCCGTGCGCAGCAGTTCAACGACACCGGCTCCGCTACTCTTCCTCTCGGCGAATACGTTCCTCCCACTCCTATGCGAACCCAGCCCAGCACTCCTGCTATTACCGACGACGAGGCCGAGGGTCTTCACATGACCAAGGCTCGCCCTGCCAACCTGCCCAACCGAAGTAATGAAGAACTCGAGAAGCTCCTGTCCGAGAAGCGCGTCCGCGAGATGACCGACGAGGAAGTTATTTCCCTCTCTATGCGTGGCAAGATTCCTGGTTACGCACTTGAGAAGACCCTCGGTGACTTCACCCGCGCTGTTAAGATCCGACGAAGCATTATCGCCCGTAACAAGGCCACCACCGATGTTACCCACTCGCTCGACCGATCCAAGCTACCTTACGAGAACTATAACTGGGAGCGCGTCTTCGGCGCATGCTGTGAGAACGTCATTGGATACATGCCTCTTCCCGTCGGTGTTGCTGGTCCTCTCGTCATTGATGGACAGAGCTACTTCATCCCTATGGCCACTACTGAGGGTGTCTTGGTTGCCAGTGCCAGTCGAGGTTGCAAGGCCATCAActctggtggtggtgctatCACTGTCCTCACTGCTGATGGTATGACTCGTGGCCCTTGTGTTGCTTTCGAGACTCTTGAGCGCGCTGGTGCTGCCAAGCTCTG
Proteins encoded in this region:
- a CDS encoding oleate hydratase — encoded protein: MDDKHENSPDENNGVISLSNSPESTNDADAKGPHVWLVGGGIASIAAAVFLIEDAKVPGDHIHILEASAKAGGSMATFSKPSWDTGYRVSAIRKMSLTYHCLYGMLEKVPSDFEGETLAAKLHRFNQARRKLGASGTRLVRQVIDDHGNEKPEAVDVSTMGLSVKNQCDLMRVVLETEEELEGLEIQALFEPDFFETNFWDLWSSLNRFHPWCSAVEFRRCLHRMLHEFPNMGTLSGVEQAPEEDFEAIIKPLTQHLKAMNVEFRHGIQVSGLEIEDIGSDFRVSALKTYQDSKHVLITTGPDDLVLLTLGSLTSGMGYGTNDQPPPTMELRDSAPHELDPSWTFWDRLALDRPKTFGNPEAFFDRPSKSTWLSFTVTLRDPAFFEHLRTWTGTLTGAVPLITFRDCPWMLSLTIPQQPYVRDQPDDVFVFWGYGLFPDQQGRYVRKPMLECTGAEILTELLHLMAFPLQPTLERSITIPCLMPLIGSPFLTRKKGDRPKVIPDGSKNLGLMGQFVEIEREVTFTMEYSVRSAQLAVYGLMGLDKKPPGVMGEDHSVLTLGMALKTMMT
- a CDS encoding hydroxymethylglutaryl-coenzyme A reductase-domain-containing protein, whose translation is MASILLPKRFRGEAPVTEKTTPSWASKRLTPIAQFLSRLACSHPIHTVVVVAVLASTSYVGLLQESLFNTDVESATLGKADWSTLVEGSRVLRAGPETAWNWKAVEQDAVPDAGSDADHLALLTLVFPDSLSAESSSTAPRSHHVPIPQNLSITSLPSTENPFTAYSQDSILAYALPYSEGPEFLAAAQEIPNEDAVEIETKHGREKKTWIMKAAKVNTRNSVVQWVSNAWTEFVDLLKNAETLDIVIMLLGYIAMHLTFVSLFLSMRKMGSKFWLGVCTLFSSVFAFLFGLVVTTKLGVPISVILLSEGLPFLVVTIGFEKNIVLTRAVMSHAIEHRRIQAQNSKSGKRSPERSMQNMIQYAVQAAIKEKGFEIIRDYAIEIVILVIGAASGVQGGLQQFCFLAAWTLFFDFILLFTFYTAILSIKLEINRIKRHVDMRMALEDDGVSRRVAENVAKGDDDLNRVKGDTSLFGRKSSSIPKFKVLMILGFIFVNIVNICSIPFRNPSSMSTIRTWASSLGGVVAPLSVDPFKVASNGLDAILATAKANNRPTLVTVLTPIKYELEYPSIHYALGSAANSPAYNDAFHHHFQGYGVGGRMVGGILKSLEDPVLSKWIVIALALSVALNGYLFNVARWGIKDPNVPEHSIDRNELARAQQFNDTGSATLPLGEYVPPTPMRTQPSTPAITDDEAEGLHMTKARPANLPNRSNEELEKLLSEKRVREMTDEEVISLSMRGKIPGYALEKTLGDFTRAVKIRRSIIARNKATTDVTHSLDRSKLPYENYNWERVFGACCENVIGYMPLPVGVAGPLVIDGQSYFIPMATTEGVLVASASRGCKAINSGGGAITVLTADGMTRGPCVAFETLERAGAAKLWLDSEAGQDMMKKAFNSTSRFARLQSMKTALAGTNLYIRFKTTTGDAMGMNMISKGVEHALSVMANDGGFDDMQIISVSGNYCTDKKAAALNWIDGRGKGVVAEAIIPGEVVRSVLKSDVDSLVELNVAKNLIGSAMAGSVGGFNAHAANIVAAIFLATGQDPAQVVESANCITIMKNLNGALQISVSMPSLEVGTLGGGTILEPQSAMLDILGVRGSHPTNPGDNARRLARIIGAAVLAGELSLCSALAAGHLVRAHMQHNRSAAPSRSTTPAPPMTPVSLAMTNAQERSASTTSMSAAAIQRSKR